A genomic segment from Dermacentor silvarum isolate Dsil-2018 chromosome 11, BIME_Dsil_1.4, whole genome shotgun sequence encodes:
- the LOC119433386 gene encoding leptin receptor gene-related protein isoform X1, with product MTLLVLGCALPQPSNWYPFFVVLFYVLSPLPTLIARRFKEDVASSSAAQEMAYFITTGIVISAFGLPLVLARSPAAPHAVIQWSACGLVLAGNVVVFITILGFFLAFDNDEVDYNMW from the exons ATGACCCTACTGGTGCTGGGATGTGCCCTGCCACAGCCCAG CAATTGGTACCCCTTCTTCGTGGTGCTGTTTTACGTACTGTCGCCACTGCCCACGTTGATAGCGCGCCGCTTCAAAGAGGACGTGGCGAGCTCAAGCGCAGCACAGGAGATGGCCTACTTCATCACCACCGGCATCGTCATCTCGGCCTTTGGCCTGCCCCTGGTGTTGGCACGGTCGCCCGCAGCACCCCACGCAGTG ATACAGTGGAGTGCCTGCGGCCTGGTACTTGCGGGAAACGTCGTCGTGTTCATCACCATCCTTGGCTTCTTTCTGGCCTTCGATAACGACGAGGTCGACTACAACATGTGGTGA
- the LOC119433386 gene encoding leptin receptor gene-related protein isoform X2 → MTLLVLGCALPQPSNWYPFFVVLFYVLSPLPTLIARRFKEDVASSSAAQEMAYFITTGIVISAFGLPLVLARSPAAPHAVIQWSACGLVLAGNVVVFITILGFFLAFDNDEVDYNM, encoded by the exons ATGACCCTACTGGTGCTGGGATGTGCCCTGCCACAGCCCAG CAATTGGTACCCCTTCTTCGTGGTGCTGTTTTACGTACTGTCGCCACTGCCCACGTTGATAGCGCGCCGCTTCAAAGAGGACGTGGCGAGCTCAAGCGCAGCACAGGAGATGGCCTACTTCATCACCACCGGCATCGTCATCTCGGCCTTTGGCCTGCCCCTGGTGTTGGCACGGTCGCCCGCAGCACCCCACGCAGTG ATACAGTGGAGTGCCTGCGGCCTGGTACTTGCGGGAAACGTCGTCGTGTTCATCACCATCCTTGGCTTCTTTCTGGCCTTCGATAACGACGAGGTCGACTACAACATGTG